Proteins encoded in a region of the Oncorhynchus gorbuscha isolate QuinsamMale2020 ecotype Even-year linkage group LG16, OgorEven_v1.0, whole genome shotgun sequence genome:
- the LOC123999467 gene encoding UDP-glucuronosyltransferase 2A1-like: protein MVSVRMLLLSVALLLCGCLGTQGGNVLVFPGEYSHWLNMRVILEELVDRNHSVTVLVSTASPSVDFSRPEKFGFKVYDVPHEKQDWQALNDDFIKWWMNESHNTSMLQLGQWIRDFMQKMNVLTVNMCKSMFDNKELLESLKQSKFDALLSDPMFPCSDLIADALDLPLIFSLRFSFGMVLERQCAQMPAPSSYVPSPELPYTDKMSFFERVHNFITYTFFDIFMNVHLLTTMDTLYSEIKGSPTRFCEMMGKADIWLIRTYWDIEYPRPFLPNFKFVGGLHCKPAKPLSEAMEEFVQSSGDDGIVVFSLGSMVKNLTTERGNTVATALGQIPQKVLWRYSGEKPETLAPNTRLYEWIPQNDLLGHPKTKAFITHGGTNGLYEAIYHGVPMVGIPLFADQSVNVMHMKNKGAAVVMDFNKMTSKDLTEGLNSVINDPSYKENVMRLSSLHHDQPMKPLDTAVFWIEFVMRNKGAKHLRVESHNLSWYQYHCLDVIAALLSVTALFIIVSVKTCTFCFRKTKARPKTE, encoded by the exons ATGGTTTCTGTGAGGATGCTGCTGCTCTCTGTGGCCCTCCTGCTCTGCGGGTGTCTGGGCACACAGGGTGGCAACGTGCTGGTCTTTCCCGGAGAGTACAGTCACTGGCTCAACATGCGAGTGATCCTGGAGGAGCTAGTGGATAGGAACCATAGTGTTACCGTGCTGGTGTCAACCGCCTCTCCGTCCGTCGACTTCTCCAGGCCAGAGAAGTTCGGCTTCAAGGTTTACGATGTACCCCATGAAAAACAAGACTGGCAGGCTCTCAATGATGACTTCATAAAGTGGTGGATGAACGAGTCTCACAACACGTCCATGCTGCAGCTGGGACAGTGGATCCGAGACTTCATGCAGAAAATGAATGTTCTGACGGTCAACATGTGTAAGTCTATGTTCGATAACAAAGAGCTTCTGGAGTCACTGAAACAGTCCAAGTTTGACGCGCTCCTTTCTGATCCGATGTTCCCGTGCAGTGACTTAATCGCGGATGCTCTTGACTTGCCTCTGATTTTCTCCTTGAGGTTCTCATTTGGCATGGTGTTAGAGAGGCAATGTGCACAGATGCCAGCACCCTCCTCTTACGTCCCTTCCCCGGAATTGCCGTACACGGACAAAATGAGTTTCTTTGAGCGGGTCCACAATTTTATTACGTATACTTTTTTTGATATCTTTATGAATGTACACTTACTAACGACCATGGACACTTTGTACAGTGAGATAAAGG GAAGTCCGACTAGGTTCTGTGAGATGATGGGGAAGGCTGACATCTGGTTGATACGAACATACTGGGACATTGAGTATCCTCGACCTTTCCTGCCAAACTTCAAATTTGTGGGAGGACTTCACTGCAAACCTGCAAAGCCACTTTCAGAG gccATGGAGGAGTTTGTGCAGAGTTCAGGAGATGACGGCATCGTAGTGTTTTCACTGGGCTCCATGGTCAAGAACctgactacagagagaggaaacaccgTAGCCACTGCATTGGGACAGATACCACAGAAG GTGCTGTggagatacagtggggagaaacCAGAGACCCTGGCTCCCAACACAAGACTTTATGAGTGGATTCCACAGAATGACTTACTAG GGCATCCGAAGACCAAAGCCTTCATCACTCACGGTGGAACCAACGGACTCTATGAAGCCATCTACCATGGAGTTCCTATGGTGGGTATCCCTCTGTTCGCTGACCAGTCAGTCAACGTCATGCACATGAAGAACAAAGGAGCGGCTGTCGTCATGGACTTCAACAAGATGACATCCAAAGATCTGACAGAAGGACTCAACTCTGTGATCAATGATCCATC GTACAAAGAAAACGTGATGAGGCTTTCCAGTCTCCACCACGACCAGCCAATGAAGCCATTGGATACAGCAGTGTTCTGGATTGAGTTTGTGATGCGCAACAAGGGTGCCAAGCACCTGAGGGTGGAGTCCCATAACCTGAGCTGGTACCAGTACCACTGTCTGGACGTGATCGCTGCCCTGCTCTCCGTAACGGCACTCTTCATTATAGTCTCAGTTAAAACATGTACTTTCTGCTTCAGGAAAACTAAAGCAAGACCGAAGACAGAGTGA